Proteins from a genomic interval of Polaribacter sejongensis:
- the rlmH gene encoding 23S rRNA (pseudouridine(1915)-N(3))-methyltransferase RlmH codes for MKIKLLAIGKTDNKQLMLLIDEYQNRLKHYIKFELEIIPDIKNVKNLSEIQQKEKEGELILSKLQNTDNLVLLDDKGKHFTSIEFSKYLQKKMNAGIKQLVLVIGGPYGFSDAVYKKSVGKISLSKMTFSHQMIRLFIVEQLYRGFTILKNEPYHHE; via the coding sequence ATGAAAATTAAATTACTCGCTATAGGTAAAACAGATAATAAACAATTAATGCTGTTAATTGATGAATATCAAAATAGGTTAAAACATTATATAAAGTTTGAGTTAGAAATAATTCCTGATATTAAGAATGTAAAAAATCTTAGCGAAATTCAACAAAAAGAAAAAGAAGGTGAATTGATTTTGTCTAAACTACAGAACACCGATAATTTAGTTTTGTTAGACGATAAAGGCAAACACTTTACCTCTATTGAGTTTTCTAAATATTTACAGAAAAAAATGAACGCTGGTATTAAACAATTAGTCTTAGTAATTGGCGGACCTTATGGTTTTTCTGATGCGGTTTATAAAAAGTCTGTCGGAAAAATATCTTTATCTAAAATGACATTTTCTCACCAAATGATTCGCCTTTTTATTGTAGAACAGTTGTACAGAGGTTTTACTATTTTAAAGAATGAGCCGTATCATCATGAATAA
- the folE gene encoding GTP cyclohydrolase I FolE: MNDERIEEIGENHVGTSAKTPLRADAFDITDEEKIERIQQSVKDILTTLGLDLTDDSLQGTPKRVAKSFVNELFMGLNPKNLPKASTFDNNYNYGEMLVERNIVVYSTCEHHLLPIIGRAHVAYISDGKVIGLSKMNRIVEYFSKRPQVQERLTMQVVQAMQEALGVEDVACVIDAKHLCVNSRGIKDIESSTVTAEFGGKFKEKETKREFLEYLKMNTSFE, encoded by the coding sequence ATGAATGACGAAAGAATTGAAGAAATAGGAGAGAATCACGTTGGTACATCAGCCAAAACTCCATTAAGAGCAGATGCTTTTGATATAACTGATGAAGAAAAAATTGAAAGAATCCAACAGAGTGTTAAGGATATTTTAACCACTTTAGGTTTGGATTTAACAGACGATAGTTTACAAGGAACTCCTAAAAGAGTTGCTAAATCTTTTGTTAATGAACTTTTTATGGGATTAAACCCTAAAAATTTACCAAAAGCATCAACTTTTGATAATAATTACAATTATGGTGAAATGTTGGTAGAAAGAAATATCGTTGTATATTCTACCTGTGAACATCATTTATTGCCAATTATTGGTAGAGCACATGTTGCTTACATTTCTGATGGAAAAGTAATTGGACTTTCTAAAATGAATAGAATTGTAGAGTATTTTTCTAAGAGACCTCAAGTGCAAGAGCGTTTAACAATGCAAGTTGTACAAGCGATGCAAGAAGCTTTAGGTGTAGAAGATGTTGCTTGTGTTATTGATGCAAAGCACTTATGTGTTAACTCTAGAGGTATTAAAGATATCGAAAGCTCTACTGTTACTGCTGAGTTTGGAGGTAAATTTAAAGAAAAGGAAACGAAAAGAGAATTTTTAGAGTACCTAAAAATGAATACAAGTTTCGAATAA
- a CDS encoding helix-turn-helix domain-containing protein → MKQPELGKRIFELRKRNGLTQEELVEQCNINVRTIQRIEAGEVNPRSYTIKIILEVLGEDLQNINESSLDEKNVINWTNTELKSLNKSWVFGVFYSIITLIGILMEVYFTTHKVSGFWLLVFRIPYVILFFLFVIPFLKGYKIIAQKFNNTLLIKAIYIYFGIAILISFATFFMKSNGFIGALEIAIGVFLMMIFGVGELIMGLGILGLKENLGSFAQVTGIVKIVNGIMAITLILWPVALFLIIPILILETFFLNDTFKTCKDSIIHDDTAHSLK, encoded by the coding sequence ATGAAGCAACCAGAATTAGGTAAACGTATTTTTGAACTGCGAAAAAGAAATGGATTAACTCAAGAAGAGTTGGTAGAACAATGCAATATTAATGTTAGAACAATTCAGCGAATTGAAGCAGGAGAAGTAAACCCTAGAAGTTATACTATAAAAATTATTCTTGAAGTATTAGGGGAAGATTTGCAAAACATAAACGAGAGTTCTTTAGATGAAAAAAATGTAATTAATTGGACTAATACAGAATTAAAATCCTTGAATAAAAGTTGGGTTTTTGGTGTTTTTTATTCAATTATTACGTTGATAGGTATTTTAATGGAGGTATATTTTACAACTCATAAAGTATCAGGTTTTTGGCTCTTGGTTTTTAGAATACCGTATGTAATTCTATTTTTCCTTTTTGTAATTCCATTTCTTAAGGGTTATAAGATTATTGCTCAAAAGTTTAATAATACCTTATTAATAAAAGCAATTTACATTTATTTTGGTATAGCTATACTTATTTCATTTGCTACTTTTTTTATGAAGAGTAACGGTTTTATAGGTGCATTGGAAATAGCAATAGGTGTGTTTTTAATGATGATTTTTGGTGTTGGAGAATTAATTATGGGATTAGGGATTTTAGGGTTAAAAGAAAATTTAGGTTCGTTTGCTCAAGTTACGGGTATTGTAAAAATTGTAAACGGAATTATGGCCATTACTTTAATACTATGGCCTGTTGCCTTATTTTTGATTATTCCAATATTAATACTTGAAACCTTCTTTTTAAACGATACTTTTAAAACCTGTAAAGATTCGATTATTCATGATGATACGGCTCATTCTTTAAAATAG
- a CDS encoding copper resistance protein NlpE, whose translation MKHIIKVIAIVCILFSACKNNTPQDVSGVYIGEFPCASCTGIDNTMTLNSDGTFVLESVYKGQGDDAVFTKTGNYSVENGKVILALETSPFKYEIGDNYIEMLDIDGNKIESELNYKLTKQE comes from the coding sequence ATGAAACATATTATAAAAGTTATAGCAATAGTTTGTATTCTATTTTCAGCATGTAAAAATAACACACCACAAGATGTCTCTGGTGTTTATATTGGCGAATTTCCATGTGCAAGTTGTACGGGAATCGATAATACAATGACCTTAAATTCAGATGGAACTTTTGTGTTAGAGAGCGTGTATAAAGGACAAGGTGATGATGCTGTTTTTACGAAAACGGGAAATTATTCCGTTGAAAACGGAAAAGTAATTTTAGCCTTAGAAACGAGTCCATTTAAATATGAAATTGGTGACAATTACATTGAAATGCTAGATATTGATGGTAATAAAATTGAAAGTGAGTTAAATTATAAATTAACAAAACAAGAATAA
- the hisS gene encoding histidine--tRNA ligase, whose translation MKPSIPKGTRDFSPTEVANRTYIMNTIKTAFETFGFQPIETPSFENSSTLMGKYGEEGDRLIFKILNSGDFLKKADEGLLSEKNSLKVTSQISEKALRYDLTVPFARYVVQHQNDITFPFKRYQVQPVWRADRPQKGRFREFFQCDADVVGSKSLWQEVEFVQLYDTVFSKLGLAGTNIKINNRKILSGIAEVIGAQDKLIDFTVALDKLDKIGKDGVVKEMLSKGITEDAIEKVQPLFDFSGSNLDKLASLESLLSTSEEGTNGVEELRFVINSVSALGLETATLEVDVTLARGLNYYTGAIFEVAAPKGVKMGSIGGGGRYDDLTGIFGLKDVSGVGISFGLDRIYLVLEELGLFKAVDLPKPKVIFLNFDSNSDVLKMKAIKVLRENNIKSEFYPDLAESNKAQKRQWKYVSSREIEFVVSNVVNDVFTLKNMNSGEQKDGNLSEILSLLKA comes from the coding sequence ATGAAACCAAGTATTCCAAAAGGAACCAGAGATTTTTCGCCAACAGAAGTAGCTAATAGAACGTATATAATGAATACGATAAAAACTGCTTTTGAAACATTCGGATTTCAACCTATAGAAACACCAAGTTTCGAAAATTCATCAACCTTAATGGGGAAATATGGTGAAGAAGGAGATCGTTTGATTTTTAAAATTTTAAACTCTGGAGACTTTTTAAAGAAAGCCGATGAAGGTCTTTTATCAGAAAAAAATAGCTTAAAAGTTACCAGCCAAATTTCAGAAAAAGCATTACGTTATGACTTAACAGTGCCTTTTGCTCGTTACGTTGTGCAACATCAAAATGATATTACGTTTCCTTTTAAAAGATATCAAGTACAACCTGTTTGGAGGGCAGATAGACCACAAAAAGGACGTTTTAGAGAGTTTTTTCAGTGTGATGCAGATGTTGTTGGTAGTAAATCTTTATGGCAAGAAGTAGAATTTGTACAATTATATGATACCGTTTTTAGTAAACTTGGTTTAGCAGGAACGAATATCAAAATTAACAATAGAAAAATACTTTCTGGAATTGCAGAAGTTATTGGTGCACAAGATAAATTAATCGATTTTACTGTAGCTTTAGATAAGTTAGATAAAATTGGTAAAGACGGTGTTGTTAAAGAAATGTTGTCTAAAGGAATTACGGAGGACGCTATTGAAAAAGTACAACCTTTGTTCGATTTTTCTGGGTCTAATTTAGATAAATTAGCTTCATTAGAAAGTCTGTTATCAACTTCTGAAGAAGGAACAAATGGAGTAGAAGAGTTGCGTTTTGTAATTAATTCTGTTTCAGCATTAGGTTTAGAAACAGCAACTTTAGAAGTAGATGTTACTTTAGCAAGAGGATTAAATTATTACACAGGAGCAATTTTTGAAGTTGCTGCGCCAAAAGGTGTAAAAATGGGTTCTATTGGTGGTGGTGGTAGATATGACGATTTAACAGGAATCTTTGGTTTAAAAGATGTTTCTGGAGTTGGAATCTCTTTCGGATTAGACAGAATCTATTTAGTATTAGAAGAATTAGGGTTGTTTAAAGCTGTAGATTTACCAAAACCAAAGGTTATTTTCTTAAACTTTGATTCTAATTCGGATGTTTTAAAAATGAAAGCCATTAAGGTTTTAAGAGAAAATAATATAAAAAGTGAATTTTATCCTGATTTAGCAGAAAGTAATAAGGCACAAAAGCGACAATGGAAATATGTTAGTTCTAGAGAAATAGAATTTGTAGTTTCTAATGTTGTAAACGATGTTTTTACTTTAAAGAATATGAATTCTGGAGAGCAAAAAGATGGTAATTTATCAGAAATACTATCCTTACTAAAAGCATAA
- the nadC gene encoding carboxylating nicotinate-nucleotide diphosphorylase — MISKEQFQKELDLIIKNAIREDIGDGDHTSLSCIPADAQGKAKLLVKEDGIIAGVEFSKQVFSYVDEDLEIETFINDGDDVKYGDIVFHVSGKSQSILMAERLVLNAMQRMSAIATKTAFFANLLKGTKTKVLDTRKTTPGIRVIEKWAVKIGGGENHRFALYDMVMIKDNHIDFAGGITAAITKTKKYLAEKNIDIKIIVEARSLEEIKEILSNDGVYRILIDNFNYEDTKKAVALIGDTCLTESSGGINEETIRKYAECGVDFISSGALTHSVYNLDLSLKAF; from the coding sequence ATGATATCAAAAGAACAATTTCAAAAAGAATTAGATTTAATTATAAAAAATGCCATTCGAGAAGATATTGGTGATGGAGACCATACATCACTTTCTTGTATTCCTGCCGATGCACAAGGAAAGGCAAAATTGTTGGTAAAAGAAGACGGAATTATTGCCGGAGTAGAATTTTCAAAACAAGTTTTTTCTTACGTTGATGAAGATTTAGAAATAGAAACATTTATAAACGATGGTGATGATGTAAAATATGGAGATATTGTTTTTCATGTTTCTGGGAAATCTCAATCTATTTTAATGGCAGAACGTTTGGTTTTAAATGCCATGCAAAGAATGTCTGCAATTGCAACCAAGACAGCTTTTTTTGCTAATTTATTAAAAGGAACAAAAACAAAAGTTTTAGATACTAGAAAAACCACACCAGGAATTAGAGTTATTGAAAAATGGGCTGTTAAAATTGGAGGTGGAGAAAATCACCGTTTTGCCTTGTATGATATGGTGATGATTAAAGACAATCACATCGATTTTGCTGGCGGAATTACAGCAGCCATTACCAAAACAAAGAAATATTTAGCAGAAAAGAATATCGATATTAAAATTATTGTGGAAGCTAGAAGTTTAGAAGAAATTAAAGAAATTTTGTCTAACGATGGTGTTTACAGAATTTTAATAGACAACTTTAATTATGAAGATACTAAAAAAGCGGTAGCTCTAATTGGTGATACTTGCTTAACAGAATCTTCTGGAGGGATTAATGAAGAAACGATTAGAAAATATGCAGAATGTGGTGTAGATTTTATTTCTTCTGGTGCATTAACACATTCGGTTTATAATTTAGATTTAAGTTTGAAAGCGTTTTAA
- a CDS encoding non-canonical purine NTP diphosphatase, with protein sequence MKLVFATNNLNKLSEVQEMLPDSIQLLSLRDINCFDEIEETETTLEGNAKLKADYISKKFGYNCFADDTGLEVETLEGKPGVYSARFAGEPSNSENNMQKLLVDLKPAENRKAQFRTAVALNLNDENFLFEGICKGDILEKKHGEKGFGYDPIFKPKGFEKSFAEMTSEEKNTISHRGIAIQKLVKFLSKYNY encoded by the coding sequence ATGAAATTAGTATTTGCAACAAACAACCTTAACAAACTTAGTGAAGTTCAGGAAATGTTACCAGACTCAATACAATTATTGAGTTTAAGAGATATTAACTGTTTTGACGAAATAGAAGAAACAGAAACCACTTTAGAGGGAAACGCTAAATTAAAAGCAGATTATATTTCCAAAAAATTTGGTTATAATTGTTTTGCAGATGATACAGGTTTAGAAGTAGAAACCTTAGAAGGAAAACCAGGTGTATATTCTGCACGTTTTGCTGGCGAGCCTTCTAATTCTGAAAACAATATGCAAAAATTATTGGTAGATTTAAAACCTGCTGAAAACAGAAAAGCACAATTTAGAACCGCAGTTGCTTTAAACTTAAATGACGAAAATTTTCTTTTCGAAGGAATTTGTAAAGGAGATATTTTAGAAAAAAAACACGGAGAAAAAGGTTTTGGATATGATCCAATTTTTAAACCAAAAGGTTTTGAAAAATCTTTTGCTGAAATGACTTCGGAAGAAAAAAACACCATTTCTCATAGAGGAATTGCAATTCAGAAATTAGTAAAATTTTTATCAAAATATAATTATTAA
- a CDS encoding pentapeptide repeat-containing protein, which translates to MTDTYFDSEEFTKIDFKKTKINKGEYDNCTFTNCNFENVHASNIQFVECDFIDCNFSNAIVDNTAFKEVTFINCKMIGVKFNECDSFLLQFSFKDCQLSFSSFYQLKIPNTKFSNCNLQEVDFTEAVLTNSIFDNCDFNGAIFGETNLEKSDFRTAFNFNISPEKNRLKGGKFSKDNVIGLLSEYRVVVD; encoded by the coding sequence ATGACAGATACTTATTTTGATAGTGAGGAATTTACTAAAATTGATTTTAAGAAAACTAAGATAAACAAAGGAGAGTATGACAATTGTACATTCACTAATTGTAATTTTGAGAATGTACATGCATCAAATATTCAGTTTGTAGAATGCGATTTTATAGATTGTAATTTTAGCAATGCAATTGTAGATAATACGGCTTTTAAAGAGGTTACTTTTATCAATTGTAAAATGATAGGTGTAAAATTTAATGAATGCGATTCGTTTTTATTACAATTTAGTTTTAAAGATTGTCAATTAAGTTTTTCGTCTTTTTATCAATTAAAAATTCCGAATACAAAATTTAGTAATTGTAACTTACAAGAAGTAGATTTTACAGAAGCCGTTTTAACCAATTCCATTTTTGATAATTGTGACTTTAATGGAGCCATTTTTGGTGAAACTAATTTAGAAAAGTCAGACTTTAGAACAGCTTTTAACTTTAATATCAGTCCGGAAAAGAATCGTTTAAAAGGAGGGAAGTTTAGTAAAGACAATGTTATTGGGCTTTTATCAGAATATAGAGTTGTAGTTGATTGA
- a CDS encoding YihY/virulence factor BrkB family protein, which translates to MSREIEEKLEKIPVVNFLVLFGKRIKIPGLEGMSLYDVIEMYIIGIVKGALTTRAGGIAFSFFMAVFPFLLFILTLIPYIPIEGFQEGLFSFIKEVLPPQTFEAVDVVLKDIINNQYGGLLSFGFLLSIFLMTNGVNAIFGGFEHSYHITDVRNVFRAYFVSLGVSLLMSFFLIIVITSLILYQFALSKIDETGWLDTTDLDLFYYGRSLIFLVMIFTIVSLLFRYGTKQGKETKFFSAGALLTTVVSLCTFYLFGIYVVKFAQYNQLYGSIGTLLILMLFVWLNAIILLLGFELNAAIYALRFRNKIDSIL; encoded by the coding sequence ATGTCAAGAGAAATAGAAGAAAAACTAGAAAAAATACCAGTTGTAAATTTCTTGGTACTATTTGGAAAAAGAATAAAAATTCCTGGTTTAGAAGGAATGTCTTTGTACGATGTAATAGAAATGTACATTATTGGTATTGTAAAAGGAGCCTTAACAACTAGAGCAGGAGGAATTGCATTCAGTTTTTTTATGGCTGTTTTTCCTTTTTTGCTGTTTATTTTAACGTTAATTCCATACATTCCAATAGAAGGCTTCCAAGAAGGCTTATTTTCATTTATAAAAGAGGTGTTACCGCCACAAACCTTCGAAGCTGTAGATGTTGTGTTAAAGGATATTATTAATAATCAATATGGAGGTTTGCTTTCTTTTGGTTTCTTACTGTCTATCTTTCTAATGACAAATGGTGTGAATGCTATCTTTGGTGGTTTTGAACATTCATACCATATAACTGATGTTAGAAATGTTTTTAGAGCCTATTTTGTCTCTTTAGGAGTCTCTTTATTAATGTCATTCTTTTTAATTATAGTAATAACTTCACTAATTTTATATCAATTTGCATTGTCTAAAATTGATGAAACAGGTTGGCTAGATACAACCGATTTAGATCTGTTTTATTATGGAAGAAGTCTCATTTTTCTAGTGATGATTTTCACCATAGTTTCGTTGCTTTTTAGATACGGAACAAAACAAGGAAAAGAAACAAAATTCTTTTCTGCAGGAGCACTTTTAACCACAGTTGTATCTTTATGTACGTTTTATTTATTCGGAATTTATGTAGTGAAATTTGCACAATACAATCAATTATACGGTTCTATTGGTACTCTTTTAATCTTGATGTTATTTGTATGGCTAAATGCAATTATCTTATTGTTAGGGTTTGAGTTAAATGCAGCTATTTACGCTTTAAGGTTCAGAAATAAAATTGATTCTATTTTATAA
- a CDS encoding M3 family metallopeptidase yields the protein MKKYITIAASLMLVISCNTKETKKENTMDISKNPLLIKSTLEYGTPDFTKIKSKHFLPAILEGMKLQNEAIVKITENTDDPTFENTILALEESSKKLDDVNAVFYGLAGAHTNDTIKENQKELAPKFSKHNDDILLNTQLFAKVKSVYENLSEANLDAESKHLVGEYFKNFSKAGANLSEEKKEKLKEINSEIASLSNDFGKKLLDASKKGGITVTNKEDLKGFSDEKIKSLEKDGAYEIQLVNTTQQASLQTLENREVRKELFEKSIHRADAGEYDTSDLVLKMTKLRAEKAQILGFDNYASWSLQGTMAATPDKVFNMFENLIPGSLEKAASEIKEIQAEINKEGKDFKLAPYDWNHYAEKVRKSKYNLNEDDVKPYFEMTNVLEKGVFYAATKLYGITFKKRTDIPTYHPDVVVYELFEEDGSKLGLFFGDYFARDSKRGGAWMSNFVKQSKLRNQKPVIYNVCNSSKPAEGEPALISFDEVETMFHEFGHALHGFFGNQQYTSISGTSTARDFVEFPSQFNENWATHPEILNNYAIHYKTGEVIPVELLQKIKDAGTFNQGYSMIENLCSSSLDMKWHTISANDTIEDVANFEAEALKSMKLNLDEIPPRYRSTYFAHIFSGGYAAGYYSYLWTEMLSHDAYDWFKDNGLLTRENGQKFREQVLSKGNTMDYAEMYKTFAGRDPKAAPMLEARGLK from the coding sequence ATGAAAAAATATATAACAATTGCAGCTTCTTTAATGTTGGTGATTTCTTGCAACACTAAGGAAACTAAAAAAGAAAACACGATGGATATTTCTAAAAATCCTTTATTGATAAAAAGTACTTTAGAGTATGGAACGCCAGATTTTACTAAAATAAAGTCGAAACATTTTTTACCGGCTATTTTAGAAGGTATGAAATTACAAAACGAGGCAATTGTAAAAATTACAGAGAACACAGATGATCCAACTTTTGAAAACACTATTTTAGCTTTAGAAGAAAGTAGCAAAAAATTAGATGACGTAAATGCAGTTTTTTATGGATTGGCAGGCGCGCATACCAATGATACGATTAAAGAAAATCAAAAAGAATTAGCACCAAAGTTTTCTAAACACAACGATGATATTTTACTAAACACACAATTATTTGCAAAAGTAAAATCGGTTTATGAGAATCTTTCTGAAGCTAATCTAGATGCGGAATCTAAACATTTAGTTGGTGAGTATTTTAAGAATTTTTCTAAAGCAGGCGCAAATTTATCCGAAGAAAAAAAGGAGAAATTAAAAGAAATCAATTCAGAAATAGCGAGTTTGTCTAATGATTTTGGAAAGAAATTATTAGATGCAAGTAAAAAAGGCGGAATTACAGTTACTAATAAAGAAGATTTAAAAGGTTTTTCTGATGAAAAAATAAAGTCTTTAGAAAAAGATGGTGCCTATGAAATTCAGTTAGTAAATACAACGCAACAAGCTTCTTTACAAACCTTAGAAAATAGAGAAGTAAGAAAGGAATTGTTTGAAAAATCGATTCATAGAGCAGATGCTGGTGAATACGATACGAGTGATCTTGTTTTAAAAATGACAAAGTTAAGAGCAGAAAAAGCTCAGATTTTAGGTTTTGACAACTATGCTAGTTGGAGTTTACAAGGAACCATGGCTGCAACACCAGACAAGGTTTTTAATATGTTTGAAAACTTAATTCCTGGCTCATTAGAAAAGGCAGCATCAGAAATAAAAGAGATTCAGGCAGAAATTAATAAAGAAGGAAAAGATTTTAAATTAGCGCCTTATGACTGGAATCATTATGCAGAAAAAGTACGTAAGTCTAAATATAACTTAAACGAAGATGACGTAAAACCTTATTTTGAAATGACAAACGTTTTAGAAAAAGGAGTTTTTTACGCTGCTACAAAGTTATACGGAATTACATTTAAAAAACGTACAGATATTCCTACTTATCACCCAGATGTTGTGGTGTATGAGTTGTTTGAAGAGGACGGTTCTAAATTAGGATTATTCTTTGGAGATTATTTTGCAAGAGATAGCAAACGTGGTGGTGCTTGGATGAGTAATTTTGTAAAACAATCTAAATTACGTAACCAAAAACCGGTAATTTATAATGTTTGTAATTCATCTAAACCAGCAGAAGGAGAACCTGCATTAATCAGTTTTGATGAAGTAGAAACCATGTTTCATGAGTTTGGCCATGCATTACACGGTTTCTTCGGAAATCAACAATATACGTCTATTTCTGGTACAAGTACAGCAAGAGATTTTGTAGAATTTCCTTCTCAGTTTAACGAGAACTGGGCAACGCATCCAGAAATTTTAAATAATTACGCGATACATTATAAAACAGGAGAAGTGATTCCTGTAGAATTATTACAAAAAATTAAAGATGCAGGTACCTTTAATCAAGGATATTCTATGATAGAGAATTTATGTTCTTCTAGTTTAGATATGAAATGGCATACAATTTCTGCAAATGATACTATTGAAGATGTCGCTAATTTTGAAGCAGAAGCTTTAAAAAGTATGAAATTAAATTTGGATGAAATTCCACCAAGATATCGCTCTACTTATTTTGCACACATTTTTAGTGGTGGTTATGCAGCAGGTTATTATTCTTATTTATGGACAGAAATGTTGAGTCATGATGCGTATGATTGGTTTAAAGACAATGGCTTGTTAACTCGTGAAAACGGACAAAAATTCCGTGAGCAAGTTTTATCTAAAGGAAACACAATGGATTATGCAGAAATGTATAAAACATTTGCAGGTAGAGATCCTAAAGCAGCACCAATGTTAGAAGCAAGAGGTTTAAAATAA
- a CDS encoding four helix bundle protein → MKTFRDLLVWQKSMNFVTEIYKVSKSFPKEETFGLTSQLRRSAVSIPSNISEGYGREGVKDYLRFLNIAMASLFELQTQVEIAFNLEYINKGKFENLYELSREIERMLSSFIRTIKSKRN, encoded by the coding sequence ATGAAAACATTTAGAGATTTGTTAGTCTGGCAAAAGTCGATGAACTTTGTTACTGAAATTTATAAAGTATCTAAATCATTTCCAAAAGAAGAAACATTTGGCCTAACTTCTCAATTAAGAAGGTCTGCAGTTTCAATACCTAGTAATATTTCTGAAGGTTATGGTAGAGAAGGAGTGAAAGATTATCTTCGTTTTTTAAATATTGCAATGGCATCTCTTTTTGAATTACAGACACAAGTGGAAATTGCTTTTAATTTAGAATATATCAATAAAGGTAAGTTTGAAAATTTATATGAATTATCAAGAGAAATAGAGAGAATGTTATCTAGTTTTATTAGAACTATAAAATCAAAAAGAAACTAA
- a CDS encoding FecCD family ABC transporter permease has translation MENKSYTKHFFLLSISLVVLFFLNISFGSVSIPFKDIFNSLFGGNVTKESWETIIINFRVPKAITAVLVGSGLSICGLLMQTLFRNPLAGPFVLGISSGASLGVAILILGSSVFGGFFLASSVSNWSLPIAASLGAFLVLSAVIIAANRVRNTMSILIIGLMFGSLTSAVISVLAYFSEAAQIQQYLFWSFGSLGNLTWNEITVFVIIYCIGILGTITVIKPLNSFLLGENYAKSLGVNVKKSRNIILLITSILTGVITAFSGPIAFVGLAVPHIARMLFSSSNHKILLPAVAIIGAIVLLICDAIAQMPTSEFTLPINAITSLFGAPIVIWLLIRKKRLFV, from the coding sequence ATGGAAAACAAATCATACACAAAACACTTCTTTTTATTATCAATTTCACTAGTCGTTTTGTTCTTTTTGAACATCAGTTTTGGGTCTGTTTCAATTCCGTTTAAAGATATTTTTAACAGCCTTTTTGGTGGTAATGTAACCAAGGAAAGTTGGGAAACTATTATTATCAATTTTAGAGTACCCAAAGCTATAACTGCTGTTTTAGTAGGTTCTGGCTTGTCTATTTGTGGTTTATTAATGCAAACCTTATTTAGAAATCCTTTGGCGGGTCCTTTTGTACTTGGTATTTCTTCTGGAGCAAGTTTAGGTGTTGCTATTTTAATATTGGGTTCTTCGGTTTTTGGAGGTTTTTTTCTTGCAAGTTCAGTCTCTAACTGGTCTTTGCCTATTGCTGCAAGTCTAGGTGCTTTTTTAGTTTTATCTGCCGTAATTATTGCAGCAAATAGAGTAAGAAATACCATGTCCATTTTAATCATCGGATTGATGTTTGGTTCCTTAACATCTGCAGTTATAAGTGTTTTAGCATATTTTAGTGAAGCAGCTCAAATTCAACAATATTTATTTTGGAGTTTTGGTAGTTTGGGTAATTTAACTTGGAATGAAATTACCGTTTTTGTTATTATTTACTGTATCGGAATATTAGGAACCATCACCGTTATAAAACCTTTAAACAGTTTTTTATTAGGTGAAAACTATGCTAAGAGTTTAGGTGTTAATGTAAAAAAAAGTAGAAATATTATTTTACTAATTACCAGTATTTTAACTGGAGTAATTACAGCCTTTTCTGGGCCAATTGCCTTTGTAGGATTAGCAGTTCCGCACATAGCACGAATGTTGTTTTCTAGCTCTAATCATAAAATTTTATTACCCGCAGTAGCTATTATTGGTGCCATTGTTTTATTAATTTGCGATGCTATTGCACAAATGCCTACAAGCGAATTTACATTACCTATTAATGCAATTACATCTTTATTTGGTGCACCAATTGTTATTTGGCTGCTAATTAGAAAAAAGAGATTGTTTGTATAA